ATTGCACACGCGCATTGACTCCAAAGCAATTGATTGGGTGGCGCCGCAGAGCTCTCCGAGTACCAGCGCCGCCTCTACCTTAACCTCCATACCTGAAGAGACGAAGGTTCTGCTCACGACCGCAGACCACGCTCTGCTCACCAGGGAAACGATCGACTTTTTCTGTACCGAATCGCTAGCCAGCCAAAGTGACGTGACCGTCGGGCTTGTCCCCTATTCCATCGTCCAGGAAGCCTTTCCTCAATCCAAGCGGACCGTCATGAAATTTCGGGATCAAGGTTATTGCGGGTGCAATCTATTCGCATTTCTCACACCGAAAGGCCGGGCCATAGCCACTTTTTGGCAACAGGTTGAGAAAGAACGCAAAAGACCGATTCGCCTTATCAGGATGCTGGGATGGGGTGCCGTCCTCCGATATCTGACAGGTCGTCTCTCGTTGCATCAAGGGCTGGCAATGCTCTCCAAACAATTGGGCATGACCATATCCCCTGTTCTCCTTCCCTTTCCACGGGCAGCGATTGACGTTGACACAGTCGCAGACCTGGAACTCGTCCA
The genomic region above belongs to Nitrospirales bacterium and contains:
- a CDS encoding nucleotidyltransferase family protein, translated to MVPIHHPTFTAIVLAGSRASHDFVAEKSGVACKALAHINGTPMVIRVLEALQQAETISHRILCGPSWSIIEETPALHTRIDSKAIDWVAPQSSPSTSAASTLTSIPEETKVLLTTADHALLTRETIDFFCTESLASQSDVTVGLVPYSIVQEAFPQSKRTVMKFRDQGYCGCNLFAFLTPKGRAIATFWQQVEKERKRPIRLIRMLGWGAVLRYLTGRLSLHQGLAMLSKQLGMTISPVLLPFPRAAIDVDTVADLELVQRLAQEQASP